atccttattttttctattctaaccctaattttaattattatttattttattttatttgaactctttatttagatattttgcttcccaaaaccgtatgaaaattgaactgctaatttttcataatttttaattccgaatttagatatttattaatcgtatttgatatggactctttggtttctaaatttaactatttattaatcatatttgatataggTTTTTTGTTTAATATAGAttgttagatgtttataataatgagtgatctagattttttttttctaattaacgTGATAATTTCGTAACCGTGAAAGCGAATATGGTGACTTTTTTTTcatctcaaataataatataatagattattTCTGTCAGGAAAATGGCCATAATTTTGGGATGGCTGAGAAGACTTTGCTAGAAGTACTCCCACTAGATATATACCCAACATGTTGGAATAATGGAGGAATTTTGTAGAAACAACAGAGGAATTGCACTGAGTCCAATAAATTCCTACCAAATTTCTATGTTTTTGCTGGGTACAAACTTACAATGTTTGTTCTCATTCCCTTGGCTATTCAGCGCACAAAAAAGGGCACAGTACAAATTTAAAAAACACAAGGCATTTATGTTTATATAGCACTTTATTGATTCATACTGGATAGTATTAACTTAGTGAAAGCAAGAACACAGTGTAGCTAATTAAACATCATAAAGCAGTATCTTAAACATAAACCGCCCTTATGTATATTACTCGAGCTAGCCTGCATCGCAGTCCCAGAAGTACTTAGTATGACACCGCAGTTAACAATTACTGGTCGTACTCACCGACGCGCGCGATCACACCAAAAGCAGCCACTAAGCTTACTGCGTGGTAACGGAGCTCGATCAACAGTAAGCCGTGCACTTGGCCTTGCAGTCGAAGGTGCAgctgcccccgccgccgccgccgccgtagccCTTGCCGGCGCTGCTGTAGGAGGAGAAGCACTTCTTGGGGCAGGTCACCCTCTTTTTGTAGCAGGGGCCCTTCTCGGAGCACACCACCGTGGGAGTCACCACGCCGCCGCGGGAGTACCCGCCGCCCGGCCCGCCGTACCCTCCGCCCCACCCGCCGCCGATCCCGGGGGTGCCGAAACCGCTGCCGCCCATCCCGGGGATGTTGAAGCCCGGGATGGTCGGGATGGCCCCGCCGGCGCCCGCGCCGGGGCCGGGCTTGTTGGTGCCTGGCGCCACGGGCGGCGCCTTGCCGCCTGGCTTCTTGTTGTTGCCCGGGTAGGACTTGAGCTCGGCGTCCACGACGCCAACGCGCGCGGCGAGGGCGGTGGTGGACAGAAGACACAGCAGCAGCGGCAGGAGGAGGGGATTGGCCGTTGAGGCCATGGCTCCGGGTTGTTTCGCTTTCGCCTTTCGGTCGGCTTGCCTTTGCTCGCCGGGGTACTTGTACGCTTGTATGCGTCGTCGTTGGTGAGCGATTGGGTTTAGGGGCTGTTAAGTAGAGATGATTTCCGCCGCGCGAGGTGTGCGCATTAAAAGAGGCGCGTGAGTGGCGGGAGGTTGGCGGTCTCGCAGGCAGCAGGCAGGCAGCTCGAGCAGCAGAAGCAAGGGTCAGTGACAGGATTTACACCTTCGAAAAGGTCTCCGATGATTACCGTAAAAACCACTGTAACACATAGTAATTATATGAAATTCGATAGAAATTAATCAAATTTCGTTaacttttaaatttaaatttaaacttaatTAAAAATCGATCGATTTATAAATACACCAAATTAGCCGATAACTACTATATCCAAACTGTTAGCAACGATTTTGTGGACCTTCTCAGTGACTCGGTGGAGCCAACAGCTGTTCGCCCCAGTCGTTTGATGCTACCCACCGACTGGTCTGGCCGGTCCAAGCCTGCCTGACTTTCGAAAAAATCTCATTTCAACCGAGTAGCAACAGTTTCGCAACACCTGTGAGGCACGCGAGGACATTCATGTACGGTGACGCTGCTGCCTCTCCGCGAAACATTTATAGCGCTCGCAAgtcagaatttttttaatattatattttttacgGTTATTACAGAAATAATATCAAAATTGGGCAACTTTAAAAATAATACCGGTTCACCAACGGTTTAACGAAAACATATTTTCATCTTACCATACGGCGAAAACACTATTTTTATCATACCGTATGACGAAAATAGGTGACGTGACGCCGACGGCAAGTTAGGGTGCACGGCTGCAGTTTTGAGACAATTTTCACCGTACAGTTTGACAAAAATTAATTGTCGCTAAACCGCACAGCGAAAACTTTATTTTCGTCGAACGGGACAGCGAAAATTCCAGGCCCCTGCATCGCCCCGCCCCTACGCTCGCACGGCTGCACCGTTTCATTTGCTTTGGTGAGTCGAGCTAGCAGAGAGGACGCATGCTAGCAgtgaggagaagagagaagagaaaagaggaagaagtgaggaggaagaagaagggaagaggTGAGAAGGAGtaggaggaggaaaaagaatCATTGaggtaagatttttttttcttttataattGTGCTTTTAGATGTATGTCTATCGATTTATAtgtatttaaattgaattaggGAGTAGAAAAATAACTTATCGTTTGTAAATGTTTATTATAGGTAGAAATCTTTGTATTACATTATTTTAGTAttaggttaagaaaataaaatatatgtgcgTGCAAAAATTAGATATCGGTACTTTAGTTAAGATGATGTGTGTAAGGTTATATTATAGGATTGTATTATTATGCGTTACACTAAAATATGGTAtttattgaattatttttaaCTTAGAACTAGTTGTTTGCAacagaaaacaataaaataaagtgaGGATCCAGAAAGCAATGCAGCACCaaaatatttatgttaaaattttaaaattcaattAACATTATGTTTTTGAAAATTCGCAAGACTCCTAAGATccaatggtattaattaataaggTGTTGcgaattaattatattaaatttgttgGGGCTAGTAATATATTTATGTAATAATGATATCTCGATGTAGATTTAGGACAGTAATATTGGTTAGATTTTAGGCAACGAAGATTATAGTACTTTTCATTATAGAATAAGAAACGGTGGGTCGGTATAGTCATTGCGTTAGTCAATTTTAAGGTAGTC
The nucleotide sequence above comes from Phragmites australis chromosome 4, lpPhrAust1.1, whole genome shotgun sequence. Encoded proteins:
- the LOC133914197 gene encoding glycine-rich cell wall structural protein-like, with product MASTANPLLLPLLLCLLSTTALAARVGVVDAELKSYPGNNKKPGGKAPPVAPGTNKPGPGAGAGGAIPTIPGFNIPGMGGSGFGTPGIGGGWGGGYGGPGGGYSRGGVVTPTVVCSEKGPCYKKRVTCPKKCFSSYSSAGKGYGGGGGGGSCTFDCKAKCTAYC